A section of the bacterium genome encodes:
- a CDS encoding Na/Pi cotransporter family protein, which translates to MIRETIFGVVGGLGLFIFGIHLMGAGLHKASADKIRKILAALTSTPFIGMLVGAGVTSLIQSSSATTVMLVGFVNAGLMTLRQAIGVILGADIGTTITAQLIAFKLTDYALPIIGLGMAMNIFAKKKFYKSIGEFLFGFGILFLGLKILTGSVEPFGASESVRNAFIIFSKSPITGIATGMIVTMIVQSSSVTVGLVLALASTGLIDLSGAIPLILGDNIGTCITALLASMGTTISAKRTAIAHVTFKVIGVVLLLLFLPYYQKLIAATATNIMRQCANAHTIFNVMITMLFLPLAGVLARTIEKVVPGKETVVEAGPKHLEKHLLNTPVLALHAAIHETVHTLKLVKEMVDDAIEGFMKNDIKALAKVSQGEEAVDSLRMAVSNYLVELMQRELSEEESKKIPSLLHIINDVERIGDHAENLRDLAERKIDEKLPFSNMAISEIRQIQGEIDQMVQEAISALKTNEVKEAQKVIERESRVNLLRDKLNQNHVKRLEDGTCKVLSGIVFLEMVSNLEKIGDHLTNIGQAVISPLQWEHIEEREHIEEKEKV; encoded by the coding sequence ATGATTAGAGAGACAATATTTGGTGTAGTTGGTGGTCTGGGCTTATTTATATTTGGTATCCATCTTATGGGTGCCGGACTACATAAAGCCTCTGCAGATAAAATCAGAAAAATCCTTGCTGCTCTAACCTCTACACCCTTTATCGGCATGCTCGTTGGCGCAGGAGTAACATCACTTATTCAATCCTCCAGCGCTACTACGGTGATGTTGGTGGGATTTGTTAATGCCGGGCTGATGACTTTGAGACAGGCAATTGGCGTGATTTTGGGAGCCGATATTGGCACGACAATCACTGCTCAATTAATCGCTTTTAAATTGACTGATTATGCTTTACCAATTATCGGGCTGGGTATGGCGATGAACATCTTCGCTAAAAAGAAATTCTATAAGAGTATTGGAGAATTTCTTTTCGGTTTCGGTATTCTCTTTTTGGGTCTGAAGATATTGACGGGTTCAGTAGAGCCTTTTGGAGCTAGCGAGTCTGTGCGTAATGCCTTTATCATCTTTAGCAAGAGTCCTATCACTGGCATAGCTACTGGTATGATAGTAACAATGATTGTCCAATCAAGTAGTGTCACCGTGGGCTTAGTTTTGGCTTTAGCTTCTACGGGGTTAATAGACTTAAGTGGAGCAATACCTCTAATTCTGGGAGACAATATTGGTACTTGTATAACTGCTCTTCTTGCTTCTATGGGCACGACTATTTCTGCAAAGAGGACGGCCATTGCCCATGTTACATTTAAAGTTATAGGAGTAGTTCTTCTCTTGCTTTTCCTGCCTTATTATCAAAAGTTGATTGCGGCTACTGCAACTAATATTATGCGCCAATGTGCTAATGCCCATACAATATTTAATGTAATGATTACTATGCTTTTCCTTCCCCTGGCAGGAGTTCTGGCCCGCACGATTGAAAAGGTTGTTCCTGGAAAGGAGACTGTTGTGGAGGCGGGTCCTAAGCATCTGGAAAAACACCTTTTAAACACACCTGTTTTAGCTTTGCACGCAGCAATACATGAGACCGTTCATACTCTAAAGCTGGTTAAAGAGATGGTAGATGATGCTATTGAAGGATTTATGAAAAACGATATTAAGGCATTGGCTAAAGTTTCTCAGGGTGAAGAGGCTGTGGACAGCTTGAGGATGGCGGTTTCAAATTACCTGGTGGAACTGATGCAGAGGGAATTGAGTGAGGAAGAGTCAAAGAAGATACCATCTCTTTTGCACATAATTAATGATGTTGAACGAATCGGCGACCATGCGGAAAACTTGAGGGACCTGGCAGAAAGGAAAATTGATGAAAAGTTACCTTTCTCCAATATGGCAATCAGTGAAATCCGCCAGATACAGGGAGAAATCGATCAGATGGTGCAGGAGGCTATTTCTGCACTTAAGACAAACGAGGTTAAAGAGGCACAAAAGGTAATTGAAAGGGAGTCTCGAGTTAACCTTTTGAGGGATAAATTAAATCAGAATCATGTTAAGAGGTTAGAGGATGGAACATGTAAAGTGCTTTCCGGGATAGTTTTTCTGGAAATGGTTAGTAACCTTGAAAAGATAGGGGACCATCTGACCAATATCGGTCAGGCGGTTATTTCTCCACTACAGTGGGAACATATTGAGGAAAGGGAGCATATCGAGGAAAAGGAAAAAGTCTAG
- the purD gene encoding phosphoribosylamine--glycine ligase, whose translation MKVLVIGSGGREHTLTWKLAQSNKVSKIYCVPGNGGISQIAECVSLDPLNFSEVAEFAKKENVDLTVVGPEVPLVAGIVDFFRAKGLRIFGPNMRAAQMEGSKVFAKNFMKKYNIPAAEFEVFENSRDALDYVEKLSRSSKQAGKFSCVVKADGLAAGKGAIICGTKEEAMDAVRSIMEDRIFGDAGNKVIIEEKLEGEEASLIGLCDGETIIPTIPSQDHKPVFDQDRGPNTGGMGAYAPAPVVTEEVYCWAEGRIFNNFLKGVKAEGIEFKGVVYAGIMVTSEGPKVLEFNVRFGDPENQAVLPLLKTDLVDLLEATIDGKLKEVPIEWEKKSCVCVVVASGGYPMSYEKGKEILGLDKVGKKNDVYVFHAGTKKDGNRFLTSGGRVMGVTGWNDTLEGAIDLTYEAVKEISFEGMHYRRDIGAKGLRVRKS comes from the coding sequence GTGAAGGTTTTGGTTATTGGTTCTGGTGGAAGGGAACATACCCTGACTTGGAAACTGGCGCAGAGTAATAAAGTATCTAAGATTTATTGTGTTCCGGGGAATGGGGGGATTTCACAAATTGCTGAGTGTGTTTCGCTGGATCCGCTAAATTTTTCTGAGGTGGCAGAATTTGCCAAGAAGGAGAATGTGGACTTGACTGTTGTTGGGCCGGAAGTTCCTCTGGTGGCGGGAATTGTCGATTTTTTCCGGGCTAAAGGTTTGAGAATTTTTGGGCCTAATATGAGAGCAGCACAGATGGAAGGAAGTAAAGTATTTGCGAAGAATTTCATGAAAAAATACAATATTCCCGCTGCTGAATTTGAGGTTTTCGAAAATTCTAGGGATGCCTTAGACTATGTGGAGAAGCTCTCGCGTTCCTCTAAACAAGCTGGTAAATTTTCCTGTGTGGTCAAGGCTGATGGATTGGCAGCAGGGAAAGGGGCGATTATTTGCGGAACAAAAGAGGAAGCAATGGATGCGGTTCGCTCGATTATGGAAGATAGGATATTCGGTGATGCAGGCAATAAAGTTATCATAGAGGAGAAACTGGAAGGAGAAGAAGCATCACTGATTGGACTTTGTGATGGAGAAACCATTATTCCCACAATACCTTCGCAGGACCATAAACCAGTTTTTGACCAGGATAGGGGACCAAATACAGGAGGAATGGGAGCATATGCTCCTGCACCGGTGGTGACTGAGGAAGTTTATTGCTGGGCGGAAGGGAGGATTTTCAATAATTTTCTTAAAGGGGTGAAAGCGGAAGGGATAGAATTTAAAGGTGTAGTATATGCCGGGATTATGGTTACTAGTGAGGGGCCAAAAGTTCTTGAATTTAACGTTCGCTTTGGTGACCCGGAAAACCAGGCAGTTCTACCTCTTTTAAAGACAGATTTAGTTGACCTCCTGGAAGCTACGATTGATGGGAAATTAAAAGAGGTTCCAATTGAGTGGGAGAAGAAGTCCTGTGTCTGTGTTGTGGTTGCCTCGGGTGGATATCCAATGTCATACGAGAAGGGCAAAGAGATATTGGGGCTGGATAAGGTTGGGAAAAAGAATGATGTTTATGTATTCCACGCGGGAACGAAGAAAGATGGGAACCGTTTCTTAACTTCTGGTGGTCGGGTTATGGGAGTTACTGGTTGGAACGATACCTTGGAAGGGGCAATAGATTTGACTTACGAAGCTGTTAAAGAGATTAGTTTTGAGGGGATGCATTATAGAAGGGATATTGGAGCTAAAGGGTTGAGGGTGAGGAAAAGTTAG
- the nrdD gene encoding anaerobic ribonucleoside-triphosphate reductase: protein MIKVQKRFFTSVRKKDGRIVPFNKGKIVEAVFRAARQGGGETWRMTRKIADDVEEYLKKNYLQGETLSMKTIGDAIETVLMESKHLLTAKAYNLHRIARQKMAQKLKVSKKKRKKTDTTDFALLVATETEAELTPWSRDKISQALVKEANIPLKVADRIAHNVEKKIVASGLKQVVTGFIRELVDSELLELGYGKKIKEQTSLGIPTYDLQELIFSKSLENSNIASHNPEAVNLVIAETTLKQYALNNIFSRNLATAHLKGKIHIHDLGYPIRVYCSSHSLEYIKKYGLHMEKLDIISSPAKHARTLTGHLNTFLASMQAYYAGALGVGYINVFYAPYLVGMNSRDIKQEAQYLIFSLSQSAFSRGGQVLFLDANVHTGVPSYLKKVPAIGPGGEYTGKTYGDYEKEAQIFAKALMDVWREGDSFGHIFAFPKMDLHVNVDTFSDPKQYELLEYACLVASENGVPYFVFDRDDVTLSACCRLRTTITDDYVIKHPESMRFCGFQNVTINLPQAAYRAGRGGIEKVFPEIEKAMDLAMEAHLQKKKFIGELMKEEGLPLWELGRIARDGRPYVDLEKATYIIGIIGLNECVQYLTGKELHEEEETYRLGLKIMSFMYLKTKEYGKKYGLRVAMEESPAESAARRLAKVDLREYPQSKEVVKGDIEKEEFYYTNSIHFSASAPINLVDRIVKQSKFHTLIESGAILHAFIGEEKPSPASIMNLVKKTWEATKAAQLTISPEFTVCNKCNQLTRGLKEKCSHCGSTEVYGITRIVGYFSRVSNWNKSKLGELSDRHKGNYSLGGLKIESKGDEIKERYSSAPVSTPR from the coding sequence ATGATTAAGGTTCAAAAGAGGTTCTTTACTTCAGTCAGGAAAAAAGATGGCCGAATTGTGCCCTTTAATAAGGGCAAAATCGTTGAGGCTGTATTTAGGGCAGCCAGGCAAGGCGGTGGAGAGACCTGGCGGATGACTCGCAAAATAGCCGATGATGTGGAAGAGTACTTGAAGAAGAACTATCTGCAGGGTGAAACGCTGAGTATGAAGACAATCGGTGATGCTATTGAGACTGTGCTTATGGAAAGTAAACATTTACTAACTGCAAAGGCCTACAACCTTCATCGAATTGCCAGGCAGAAAATGGCACAGAAGCTTAAGGTATCAAAGAAGAAGAGGAAAAAAACCGATACCACCGACTTCGCTCTCCTGGTAGCTACCGAAACCGAAGCAGAATTGACTCCCTGGAGTAGGGATAAAATAAGTCAGGCTTTGGTCAAAGAAGCAAACATTCCCTTAAAGGTTGCCGATCGGATTGCCCACAATGTGGAGAAGAAGATAGTTGCTTCTGGTCTGAAGCAGGTGGTCACTGGTTTTATTCGAGAGTTAGTTGATAGCGAGTTACTGGAATTAGGTTATGGAAAGAAGATTAAAGAACAGACAAGCTTAGGAATCCCCACTTATGATCTGCAAGAATTGATCTTTTCCAAGAGCCTGGAGAACAGTAACATAGCTTCTCATAATCCGGAAGCAGTAAATTTGGTTATTGCTGAAACTACATTGAAACAGTATGCCCTCAACAACATTTTTTCCCGGAATTTAGCTACTGCCCATCTGAAAGGTAAAATCCACATTCACGATCTCGGCTATCCTATTAGGGTTTATTGCAGTAGCCATTCTCTCGAATATATTAAGAAGTACGGGCTGCACATGGAGAAACTGGATATCATCTCCTCGCCAGCAAAGCATGCCCGGACGCTTACCGGACATTTGAATACCTTTCTTGCTTCTATGCAGGCTTATTATGCCGGGGCTCTGGGCGTGGGTTACATAAACGTATTCTATGCTCCTTATCTGGTGGGGATGAATTCGAGAGACATCAAACAGGAAGCCCAATATCTCATCTTCTCCTTATCCCAATCGGCATTCTCCCGCGGTGGCCAGGTTCTGTTTCTGGACGCAAATGTGCACACAGGGGTTCCCAGTTACCTGAAGAAAGTTCCCGCCATCGGACCGGGAGGAGAATATACTGGAAAAACTTATGGAGACTATGAAAAGGAAGCGCAGATATTTGCCAAGGCATTGATGGATGTCTGGCGAGAAGGGGATAGTTTCGGCCATATCTTTGCCTTCCCCAAGATGGACCTGCACGTAAACGTGGATACGTTTTCCGACCCTAAACAATATGAACTATTAGAGTATGCCTGTCTCGTTGCCAGTGAGAATGGTGTTCCTTATTTTGTCTTTGACCGGGATGACGTCACTCTTTCTGCATGCTGCAGGTTACGCACTACAATCACTGATGATTATGTTATCAAGCATCCCGAGTCGATGAGATTTTGTGGATTTCAGAATGTGACCATTAACCTTCCTCAGGCAGCCTATCGGGCAGGGAGAGGCGGAATAGAAAAGGTGTTCCCGGAAATAGAGAAAGCAATGGATTTAGCAATGGAAGCACATCTTCAGAAGAAGAAATTTATCGGGGAGTTGATGAAAGAGGAAGGGTTGCCTTTGTGGGAATTAGGAAGGATTGCTCGAGATGGCAGACCCTACGTCGACTTAGAAAAAGCTACTTACATCATTGGAATTATTGGACTGAACGAATGCGTACAGTATCTGACCGGAAAAGAGTTGCATGAAGAAGAAGAAACTTACAGGTTAGGATTGAAGATAATGTCCTTTATGTATCTGAAAACAAAGGAGTATGGGAAGAAGTATGGCTTAAGAGTTGCCATGGAAGAGAGCCCTGCTGAATCTGCTGCCCGCAGGCTGGCTAAGGTGGATCTAAGGGAGTATCCACAGTCAAAAGAAGTAGTTAAAGGAGACATTGAGAAAGAAGAATTCTACTATACTAACAGTATACATTTCTCTGCCAGTGCTCCCATAAACCTGGTGGACAGGATTGTTAAGCAGAGTAAATTTCATACCTTAATTGAGAGTGGGGCAATTCTTCACGCCTTCATTGGTGAGGAGAAGCCATCTCCTGCTTCCATAATGAATTTGGTAAAGAAAACTTGGGAAGCTACTAAGGCAGCACAACTCACAATCTCGCCAGAATTTACAGTTTGCAACAAGTGCAATCAGTTGACCAGGGGATTAAAAGAGAAGTGTTCCCATTGTGGCTCCACTGAGGTATACGGAATAACCCGTATTGTGGGATACTTCAGTAGGGTTTCTAACTGGAATAAGTCCAAATTGGGTGAATTAAGCGACCGGCACAAAGGGAACTATTCCTTGGGAGGTTTAAAGATTGAAAGTAAAGGTGATGAGATTAAGGAAAGATATTCCTCTGCCCCAGTATCGACACCAAGGTGA
- a CDS encoding phosphoribosylaminoimidazolesuccinocarboxamide synthase — MGNSQAIIETNLEGIPLFFRGKVRDIYDLGEELLIVATDRISAFDVVLPTPIPDKGRILTQISLFWFNYLKDIVPNHLITGDVEDFPSQLSPYKEILRDRSMLVKKARRINIESVIRGYLAGSSWKDYQREGKVCGVDLPQGLKESDRLPHPIFTPATKAQTGNHDINITEKQLIDNEGEEVSLFLKEKSLTAYKKASDYALSKGIIIADTKFEFGILNDKIILIDEILTPDSSRFWDKESYQPGKPQLSFDKQFVRDYLESLNWDKKPSAPQLPEEIVTKTREKYQQAYQKLVKG, encoded by the coding sequence ATGGGAAATTCACAGGCAATTATAGAAACTAACCTAGAAGGGATTCCTCTCTTCTTTCGGGGCAAGGTGCGCGATATCTACGATCTCGGCGAGGAACTTCTAATTGTAGCTACAGACAGGATTTCTGCCTTCGATGTTGTTCTTCCCACTCCCATACCAGATAAAGGTAGAATTCTCACTCAGATTTCTCTTTTCTGGTTCAATTATTTAAAGGATATTGTTCCCAACCACCTGATTACTGGAGATGTTGAAGATTTCCCTTCACAACTCTCTCCCTATAAGGAGATTTTAAGAGATCGTTCTATGCTGGTGAAAAAAGCGAGACGAATAAACATAGAGAGTGTGATAAGGGGATATCTTGCCGGTTCCTCTTGGAAAGATTACCAGAGGGAAGGCAAGGTTTGTGGCGTTGACTTGCCCCAAGGTTTAAAGGAATCGGATAGACTTCCTCATCCTATATTCACCCCAGCCACCAAAGCCCAGACGGGTAACCACGACATAAACATAACTGAAAAGCAACTTATTGATAACGAGGGAGAGGAGGTCTCCCTATTTCTCAAGGAGAAGAGCCTTACCGCTTATAAAAAGGCAAGCGATTATGCCCTCTCTAAAGGAATTATTATTGCTGATACCAAATTTGAGTTCGGCATTCTCAATGATAAAATTATTCTTATCGATGAAATCTTAACTCCCGATTCTTCCAGGTTTTGGGATAAGGAAAGTTACCAGCCGGGAAAGCCCCAATTGAGCTTTGACAAACAATTTGTCCGCGACTATCTGGAATCCCTCAACTGGGACAAGAAACCTTCTGCTCCCCAATTACCTGAAGAAATTGTCACAAAGACAAGAGAAAAATACCAACAAGCCTACCAAAAATTAGTCAAAGGTTAA
- the purE gene encoding 5-(carboxyamino)imidazole ribonucleotide mutase, with protein MKKAVVGIVLGSDSDLSPMKESTKMLERFNVPYEMTISSAHRSPKRTIDYAKRAERRGLKVLIVGAGGAAHLAGVIAAHTTLPVIGVPMHTGPLKGRDSLYSTVQMPKGVPVATMAIGKSGAINAAIMAVEILALSNAQIRKELKRFKTDLAKDVEKKGKRLERLGYQKYSTS; from the coding sequence ATGAAAAAGGCAGTTGTGGGAATAGTGTTGGGGTCGGATTCGGACCTTTCCCCTATGAAAGAGTCGACAAAAATGTTGGAAAGGTTTAATGTCCCTTATGAGATGACAATCTCCTCTGCGCACCGTTCTCCTAAGAGGACAATTGATTACGCTAAGAGAGCGGAAAGGAGAGGCCTGAAAGTTTTAATTGTTGGCGCTGGCGGAGCAGCACATCTTGCGGGAGTAATTGCTGCTCACACTACTCTTCCGGTAATTGGCGTGCCTATGCATACAGGTCCACTGAAAGGAAGAGACTCTCTATACTCTACTGTGCAGATGCCTAAAGGAGTGCCTGTGGCCACTATGGCCATTGGGAAATCAGGAGCGATAAATGCAGCTATTATGGCAGTGGAGATTCTTGCTTTAAGTAATGCACAAATTAGAAAAGAATTGAAAAGATTCAAAACTGACTTAGCAAAGGATGTGGAGAAGAAAGGTAAGAGATTGGAAAGATTGGGCTACCAGAAATATTCGACTTCATAA
- a CDS encoding response regulator: MPEKVLIVEDEPDTLQLLKESLESEGYEVITAIDGIEAEDKTHRENPDIIILDIFLPKRDGYEVCRRLREDKSSFGIPIIMLTAKDDYGSRLKGFLQGAFDYVTKPFSTEDLINKTRKLLSTIKK, translated from the coding sequence ATGCCAGAAAAAGTTCTTATAGTAGAGGATGAACCAGACACATTACAGCTTTTGAAAGAGAGTTTAGAGTCTGAAGGATATGAAGTCATAACCGCTATTGACGGCATAGAAGCTGAAGATAAAACGCACAGAGAAAATCCTGATATTATTATATTGGATATTTTCCTTCCCAAAAGAGATGGTTATGAAGTCTGCAGGAGGTTACGAGAAGACAAGAGTTCTTTCGGGATTCCCATCATTATGTTAACTGCCAAGGATGATTATGGAAGTAGATTAAAAGGATTCCTTCAAGGAGCCTTCGATTACGTTACTAAGCCATTTAGTACAGAAGATTTGATTAACAAGACAAGAAAGTTATTGTCCACCATAAAAAAATAG
- the dut gene encoding dUTP diphosphatase, translating into MRLRKDIPLPQYRHQGDAGVDLFNAGEEISLKPQERTLIPTGIRVAVPLGYELQIRPRSGLAINKGLTILNTPGTVDSTYRGEVKVIIFNTSPKEAIEIKKGERIAQAVLKKVELIEWEECERLDDTTRNEGGFGSTG; encoded by the coding sequence ATGAGATTAAGGAAAGATATTCCTCTGCCCCAGTATCGACACCAAGGTGATGCCGGGGTTGACCTGTTCAATGCCGGGGAGGAAATTTCGTTAAAGCCACAGGAGAGAACATTAATTCCTACGGGAATAAGAGTAGCTGTTCCTTTAGGATATGAGTTGCAAATCAGACCCCGTAGCGGATTAGCGATAAATAAGGGACTCACTATTTTGAATACTCCCGGAACAGTCGATTCTACCTATCGGGGCGAGGTGAAAGTTATAATCTTTAATACCAGTCCTAAAGAGGCTATAGAGATTAAAAAAGGGGAACGCATTGCCCAGGCTGTGCTCAAAAAAGTAGAGCTTATAGAATGGGAAGAGTGCGAACGACTCGATGATACAACACGTAATGAAGGAGGATTTGGTAGTACAGGATAA
- a CDS encoding GuaB3 family IMP dehydrogenase-related protein — translation MPFFIGRDREARRAYGFDEVALVPGLVTINPNEVDIVWKLADLELETPFMASAMDGVVGPKFAIAMGKLGGLAVLNLEGIQTRYKDPEKILKKIATASANEATVLVQEIYKEPIKEELITKRIREIKEAGVLTVASSIPQNASRYGKLAQDAGCDIFVVQSTVTTVKHISTEYEVLDFKKFCSQMNIPIIVGNCVSYGAALELMQTGCAGLLVGIGPGAACTTRGVLGIGVPQVTATIDCASARDYYYKKSGRYVSIITDGGMTTGGDICKAFACGADAVMVGSAFARAKEAPGRGYHWGMATPHRNLPRGTRIHVGTTGTLEEILYGPAKLDDGTQNLVGALRTGMGNVGAKNVKEMHLTEIIIAPEIKLEGKIFQKAQRVGMGK, via the coding sequence ATGCCTTTCTTTATAGGTCGGGATCGGGAGGCTCGCAGGGCCTATGGTTTTGATGAGGTGGCTTTAGTTCCAGGCTTGGTTACCATAAATCCCAATGAAGTAGATATTGTCTGGAAGCTTGCAGATTTAGAGCTGGAGACACCGTTCATGGCTTCAGCAATGGATGGCGTAGTGGGTCCCAAGTTTGCCATTGCTATGGGCAAGCTCGGAGGATTGGCAGTATTGAACTTAGAGGGAATACAGACTCGATATAAAGACCCGGAGAAGATTCTGAAAAAAATTGCCACTGCCAGTGCAAATGAAGCAACAGTCTTAGTCCAGGAAATTTATAAAGAGCCTATAAAAGAAGAACTTATCACCAAAAGGATAAGAGAGATTAAAGAAGCCGGGGTGTTAACTGTTGCTTCTTCCATTCCCCAGAATGCTTCCCGGTATGGCAAATTAGCTCAAGATGCAGGATGCGATATCTTTGTGGTTCAGTCCACAGTCACCACGGTTAAGCATATCTCCACAGAATATGAGGTTCTCGATTTCAAGAAGTTCTGTTCCCAGATGAACATTCCTATAATTGTGGGAAACTGCGTGAGTTACGGTGCTGCTTTAGAACTTATGCAGACAGGATGTGCCGGGCTTCTGGTGGGAATCGGTCCTGGCGCTGCCTGTACGACAAGAGGAGTATTGGGAATCGGTGTTCCCCAGGTGACTGCTACTATAGATTGTGCTTCGGCGCGCGATTACTATTATAAGAAGAGTGGAAGATATGTCTCCATTATCACTGATGGTGGTATGACTACAGGCGGCGATATATGTAAAGCCTTTGCCTGTGGGGCAGATGCAGTGATGGTTGGCTCAGCATTTGCCCGGGCAAAAGAGGCTCCTGGAAGGGGATACCACTGGGGAATGGCTACTCCCCACCGAAACCTCCCCCGGGGAACCAGAATTCATGTGGGCACCACCGGAACCTTAGAAGAAATCTTGTATGGACCAGCCAAGCTGGATGACGGCACGCAGAATTTGGTGGGAGCACTCAGAACAGGTATGGGTAACGTGGGAGCGAAGAACGTTAAGGAGATGCATCTCACTGAAATAATCATTGCTCCCGAGATAAAGCTAGAAGGCAAGATATTTCAAAAAGCCCAGCGAGTGGGCATGGGAAAATGA
- the nrdR gene encoding transcriptional regulator NrdR, translating into MKCPFCGNSEGKVIDSRPVEGSSVVRRRRECLVCKKRFTTFERIESMPLMVIKKDKRLEVFDRNKLQEGILRACQKRPISLDIVEKIVSEIEEELQDYIMEVPSKVIGETVLKKLRKLDEVAYVRFASVYRQFNDIGTFLKELKKLKRKNKHRGVARQSAG; encoded by the coding sequence TTGAAGTGTCCATTTTGTGGCAACTCTGAAGGAAAAGTAATCGATTCCAGACCAGTAGAAGGAAGTTCTGTGGTCAGGAGACGCAGGGAGTGTCTTGTCTGTAAGAAGAGGTTTACTACCTTTGAGAGGATTGAAAGCATGCCTCTCATGGTTATTAAGAAGGACAAAAGACTGGAGGTTTTCGACCGCAATAAGTTGCAAGAAGGCATTCTGCGCGCCTGTCAGAAAAGGCCAATTTCACTCGATATTGTGGAGAAAATTGTTAGCGAGATTGAGGAGGAATTGCAAGATTACATAATGGAGGTTCCTTCTAAAGTAATTGGAGAGACAGTGTTGAAGAAGCTACGCAAATTGGATGAGGTAGCTTACGTGAGATTTGCTTCTGTCTATAGGCAGTTTAATGATATAGGTACATTCTTAAAAGAATTAAAAAAATTGAAGCGGAAAAATAAACATAGGGGAGTTGCCAGACAAAGCGCTGGATAG
- a CDS encoding HAMP domain-containing sensor histidine kinase, with product MGGEDSAKYKEAERKLKQKVKELKTRDRVKEEFLTLALHKLRSPLTPIKEYVSKILGGKTGDINQQQKRYLEIVHRQVERLIRLVEELSELSPVKSGRLGLKKEPIALLDIIDKVVQSLRREAEDKGISLCVELPTGQPIIRGDEKTLREVFTKLIKNSLNETSSGGKVIFSVNGEPKVVGQNKFVEILFPDTAGGITQGKSGNKEDAGLGLFMVRSIVEAQGGKVRFEDESRRLVILLPFVG from the coding sequence TTGGGTGGAGAAGATTCAGCAAAATATAAAGAAGCTGAGAGAAAACTGAAACAAAAAGTTAAAGAGTTAAAAACAAGGGACCGAGTAAAGGAAGAGTTCCTTACTTTAGCCCTACATAAGCTGCGTTCTCCTCTAACACCCATTAAGGAATATGTCTCTAAAATACTGGGCGGAAAAACAGGAGATATCAACCAACAGCAGAAGAGGTATTTAGAGATTGTCCACAGACAGGTAGAACGACTCATTCGATTAGTGGAAGAACTGTCTGAACTTTCTCCGGTGAAGTCGGGGCGCTTAGGGCTCAAGAAAGAACCTATAGCTCTTCTCGATATTATTGATAAGGTTGTTCAATCCTTAAGGAGAGAAGCCGAAGACAAAGGGATTTCTCTATGTGTAGAGTTGCCAACTGGTCAACCAATTATTCGTGGCGACGAGAAAACCCTCAGGGAAGTTTTCACCAAACTCATAAAGAACTCTCTTAATGAGACTTCATCAGGTGGGAAAGTTATTTTTTCAGTTAACGGTGAACCGAAAGTTGTTGGTCAGAATAAGTTTGTAGAGATACTTTTTCCTGATACTGCAGGAGGAATAACTCAGGGAAAGAGTGGAAATAAAGAAGACGCAGGTTTAGGACTATTTATGGTTAGAAGTATTGTGGAAGCCCAGGGTGGAAAGGTTCGCTTTGAAGATGAGAGCAGGAGACTTGTTATTCTTCTACCATTTGTGGGGTAG